The proteins below are encoded in one region of Planctomycetota bacterium:
- a CDS encoding glycosyltransferase family 4 protein has translation MTASDPIKTILCQPALAKYRIPVFRALAERDGIDLDVWYSAVRGLSNVEPDGFRGRPVSTWRLPKLPLRWEPANWAAAGSNADVIVMSWNANDLALKPALGRARRHGVGTVLWGHGYSKRETPFRKRRRDALGKRADAVVLYDRATADKLIADGYDAGRVFVAANTLDGAPMEAARAAVDDGGTSVRAEHELGDAPVLLFVSRVSPKSRLDLLLQALTELPAAKLLVVGGGDAMPLRAEADRLGVGDRVVWVGPVYDERRLAHYFAAADVFVYPAMIGLSLIHAMSYGLPVVTAAAVERQNPEIIALVEGETGLTYRDGDAGDLAVKIRSLLDDEALRQRMSDAAIRRVRSEFSLSNMVDGLEAAIRKAAVSVSR, from the coding sequence GTGACGGCTTCCGACCCGATCAAAACCATCCTTTGCCAACCCGCACTGGCCAAGTACCGCATTCCCGTGTTTCGCGCGCTGGCCGAGCGTGACGGGATCGACCTCGACGTCTGGTATAGCGCGGTGCGGGGGTTGAGCAATGTCGAGCCGGACGGATTTCGTGGCCGGCCGGTGTCGACCTGGCGTTTGCCCAAGTTGCCGTTGCGTTGGGAGCCGGCCAACTGGGCGGCGGCGGGATCGAATGCGGACGTCATCGTGATGTCGTGGAATGCCAATGACTTGGCGCTCAAACCTGCGCTAGGTCGAGCTCGCCGTCATGGTGTGGGCACGGTGCTGTGGGGTCACGGTTACTCCAAGCGCGAAACGCCGTTTCGAAAACGTCGCCGCGATGCGTTGGGCAAGCGTGCGGACGCGGTGGTGCTCTATGACCGCGCGACCGCTGACAAACTCATCGCGGACGGATACGACGCCGGCCGTGTCTTCGTTGCGGCCAACACACTCGACGGCGCTCCGATGGAAGCCGCCCGCGCGGCGGTCGATGATGGCGGGACGTCGGTACGCGCCGAGCACGAACTTGGGGATGCGCCGGTGTTGCTGTTCGTCAGCCGTGTATCGCCGAAGTCGCGGCTCGATCTGTTGCTACAAGCACTTACGGAGTTGCCTGCGGCAAAGCTGCTTGTTGTCGGTGGGGGGGATGCGATGCCGTTGCGTGCCGAAGCTGATCGGCTCGGTGTGGGTGACCGCGTCGTGTGGGTCGGTCCGGTCTACGACGAGCGTCGGCTGGCCCACTACTTCGCCGCGGCGGACGTGTTCGTCTACCCGGCGATGATCGGCCTGAGTCTGATCCATGCGATGAGCTACGGCTTGCCCGTCGTGACCGCCGCCGCCGTCGAGAGGCAAAACCCTGAGATCATCGCGTTGGTCGAAGGCGAGACCGGGCTGACTTACCGCGACGGCGATGCGGGCGATCTGGCCGTCAAGATCAGGAGCCTCCTCGACGACGAAGCACTACGCCAACGCATGTCTGACGCGGCGATTCGGCGCGTTCGTTCCGAGTTCTCTCTCTCGAACATGGTCGACGGCTTGGAAGCTGCGATCCGCAAAGCCGCGGTGAGCGTTAGCCGTTGA
- a CDS encoding glycosyltransferase: MTRPTDPSFDPSLHVLQVVPHLLPHRGGVMKMVSDLVPVLMRADASVKITVGCFDFETPPPAWDELDTNRFRLVHLGRDGVSLETLADDAHVMHLHGVWDPKVARASKVGIKTDTPWVISAHGMLNDWAVAHRAWKKKIFLKLLGKRHFGGSSGVHVTAAQERQQARRNLRSTVDLPDDHFRVIPLAIDDTLFGPVPDPTPARRELLADVPADAPILLFAGRMHPVKRIHLLIEALPKLHATGIDAHVAIAGADVEHTEVDLRQRVDDLDLRNSVHFLGFVRGETLRSLYAAADLFVLPSISENFGLVLPEALLCGTPVLTTRGVDIWQELEAAGASVLETVDADRIAEVAGQLLSDRPALSELGQQGRAWVEANLEPINIAGQYLQLYRDVIKRP; this comes from the coding sequence GTGACTCGGCCGACCGATCCCTCGTTCGATCCTTCGTTGCACGTGCTCCAAGTCGTGCCGCACCTACTCCCCCATCGCGGCGGGGTCATGAAAATGGTGTCGGATCTCGTGCCGGTGCTGATGCGAGCGGACGCATCGGTAAAGATCACGGTGGGTTGCTTCGACTTCGAGACGCCGCCGCCGGCATGGGACGAGTTGGACACCAACCGGTTTCGACTGGTTCACCTCGGACGCGACGGTGTGTCACTCGAAACGCTGGCCGACGACGCCCATGTGATGCACCTGCACGGCGTCTGGGACCCGAAGGTCGCGCGAGCTTCGAAGGTCGGCATCAAAACCGACACGCCGTGGGTGATTTCGGCCCACGGGATGCTCAACGATTGGGCCGTCGCGCACCGCGCGTGGAAGAAGAAGATCTTCCTGAAGCTGCTCGGCAAACGACACTTCGGCGGGTCGTCTGGCGTTCATGTCACGGCCGCACAAGAACGCCAACAGGCACGACGCAACCTGCGATCGACCGTCGACCTGCCGGACGATCACTTTCGAGTCATCCCGCTGGCCATCGACGACACGCTGTTCGGGCCGGTACCCGATCCGACGCCTGCGCGGCGGGAGCTCCTCGCCGATGTGCCTGCCGACGCGCCGATTCTGCTCTTCGCGGGCCGGATGCACCCGGTCAAACGAATCCACTTGCTCATCGAAGCGCTGCCGAAACTCCACGCGACCGGCATCGACGCCCATGTTGCCATCGCCGGTGCCGACGTTGAACACACCGAAGTGGATCTTCGCCAACGCGTCGACGACCTCGACCTGCGGAATTCGGTCCACTTCCTAGGGTTCGTACGCGGGGAGACGCTTCGGTCACTTTATGCCGCGGCCGACCTGTTCGTGTTGCCGTCGATCAGCGAGAACTTCGGGCTTGTGCTGCCCGAAGCACTGCTATGCGGGACGCCGGTGCTCACGACGCGTGGCGTGGACATCTGGCAGGAGCTCGAAGCAGCCGGTGCGAGCGTGCTCGAAACCGTCGACGCCGACCGGATCGCCGAAGTGGCTGGCCAACTGTTGTCAGACCGGCCGGCCCTTAGCGAACTCGGCCAACAAGGCCGCGCGTGGGTCGAAGCCAACCTCGAACCCATCAACATCGCGGGTCAATATCTCCAACTCTATCGCGACGTGATCAAGCGGCCCTGA